Proteins co-encoded in one Streptomyces diastaticus subsp. diastaticus genomic window:
- a CDS encoding DUF3533 domain-containing protein, with amino-acid sequence MSHSAGPAAPRGFGAELRDAVTLRTALLVIGALALQILFIASYVGALHDPKPHHVPFGVAVPGPAGQGEELVSRLNALSGDPLDARKVADEAEARHQIMERKIDGALVVDPRGSTDRLLVASGGGTVLATSLERIVTETEAAEGRQVRTVDVAPASREDFNGLSSFYLAVGWSVGGYLTASLLALSAGERPANGRRAVIRLACMALYSVAGGFGGAVVVGPVLGALPGSLWGMWGLGSLVVFSVGALTLALEAWTGLAGIGVAVLIVVVGGNPSAGGAFPLPMLPPFWEAIGPALQPGAGTWGARSIAYFDGRALTGPLLVLAAWAVGGILVTLAAGLYGGSRERSRGLPR; translated from the coding sequence ATGTCGCACTCCGCCGGACCCGCCGCACCCCGGGGCTTCGGTGCCGAACTGCGGGACGCGGTCACCCTGCGCACCGCGCTGCTCGTCATCGGCGCCCTCGCTCTCCAGATCCTGTTCATCGCCAGCTACGTGGGCGCGCTGCACGACCCGAAGCCGCACCACGTCCCTTTCGGGGTGGCCGTACCGGGACCCGCCGGGCAGGGCGAGGAGCTGGTCTCCCGGCTGAACGCGCTGTCCGGGGACCCGCTGGACGCGCGGAAGGTCGCCGACGAGGCCGAGGCCCGCCACCAGATCATGGAGCGGAAGATCGACGGGGCCCTGGTGGTGGACCCCCGGGGCTCCACCGACCGGCTGCTGGTCGCCTCCGGCGGCGGCACCGTGCTGGCCACGTCGCTGGAGCGGATCGTCACCGAGACGGAGGCGGCCGAGGGCCGCCAGGTGCGGACGGTGGACGTCGCCCCCGCCTCCCGCGAGGACTTCAACGGCCTCTCGTCCTTCTACCTGGCCGTCGGCTGGTCCGTGGGCGGTTACCTGACCGCCTCCCTGCTGGCCCTCAGCGCGGGCGAACGCCCGGCCAACGGCCGGCGCGCGGTGATCCGGCTCGCCTGCATGGCGTTGTACTCGGTCGCGGGCGGGTTCGGCGGGGCGGTGGTGGTCGGGCCGGTCCTCGGCGCCCTGCCGGGCAGCCTGTGGGGCATGTGGGGGCTGGGCTCCCTGGTGGTCTTCTCGGTCGGAGCCCTCACTCTGGCCCTGGAGGCGTGGACCGGCCTCGCCGGCATCGGCGTGGCCGTGCTGATCGTGGTGGTCGGCGGCAACCCGAGCGCGGGCGGCGCCTTCCCGCTGCCGATGCTGCCGCCGTTCTGGGAGGCGATCGGCCCGGCCCTCCAGCCCGGCGCCGGCACCTGGGGAGCGCGTTCGATCGCGTACTTCGACGGACGGGCGCTCACCGGGCCCCTGCTGGTGCTGGCGGCGTGGGCGGTGGGCGGCATCCTGGTGACCCTGGCCGCCGGCCTGTACGGCGGCAGCCGGGAGCGGTCACGGGGCCTGCCCCGGTGA
- a CDS encoding S1 family peptidase, whose protein sequence is MNHRRIPKRRVAVTGAGIAALVAAGLTFQTANASEPQSAEPRTLSVASADKLASTLVDDLGKAAAGTYYDAKAKNLVVNVLDEGAATEVEASGAKARIVEHSLTALNDARATLKDRAAIAGTSWAIDPTSNKVVVTADRTVEGKDLAKLTKVVDALGSKAELKHTKGEFKRFIAGGDAIHGNGGRCSLGFNVVKGGEPYFLTAGHCTEGISSWSETSGGAEIGTTVESDFPGDDYGLVKYTGSTAHPSEVNLYDGSTQAISGAGDATVGQSVTRSGSTTQVHTGEVTALDATVNYGGGDVVEGLIQTTVCAEPGDSGGSLFDGSTALGLTSGGSGDCSSGGETFFQPVPEALSAYGVEIG, encoded by the coding sequence GTGAACCACCGACGCATACCCAAGCGGCGGGTCGCCGTGACCGGTGCCGGCATCGCCGCGCTGGTCGCCGCCGGGCTGACCTTCCAGACGGCCAACGCCAGTGAGCCGCAGAGCGCCGAGCCGCGCACCCTCTCGGTCGCCTCCGCGGACAAGCTCGCCTCCACCCTCGTCGACGACCTCGGCAAGGCGGCCGCCGGGACGTACTACGACGCGAAGGCGAAGAACCTGGTGGTGAACGTCCTCGACGAGGGCGCCGCCACCGAGGTCGAGGCGTCCGGCGCCAAGGCCAGAATCGTCGAGCACTCCCTCACCGCGCTGAACGACGCCCGTGCCACCCTCAAGGACCGGGCCGCCATCGCGGGCACCTCGTGGGCGATCGACCCGACCAGCAACAAGGTCGTCGTCACCGCCGACCGCACGGTCGAGGGCAAGGACCTCGCGAAGCTCACCAAGGTCGTGGACGCTCTCGGCTCCAAGGCCGAACTCAAGCACACCAAGGGTGAGTTCAAGCGGTTCATCGCGGGTGGCGACGCCATCCACGGCAACGGCGGCCGCTGCTCCCTCGGCTTCAACGTGGTGAAGGGCGGCGAGCCGTACTTCCTCACCGCCGGCCACTGCACCGAGGGGATCTCCAGCTGGTCCGAGACCTCGGGCGGCGCCGAGATCGGCACCACGGTCGAGTCCGACTTCCCCGGCGACGACTACGGCCTGGTCAAGTACACCGGCTCCACCGCGCACCCCAGCGAGGTGAACCTGTACGACGGCAGCACCCAGGCCATCAGCGGCGCGGGCGACGCCACCGTCGGCCAGTCGGTGACCCGCTCCGGCTCCACCACGCAGGTCCACACCGGCGAGGTGACGGCGCTCGACGCCACTGTGAACTACGGCGGCGGCGACGTCGTCGAGGGCCTGATCCAGACCACCGTCTGCGCCGAGCCCGGCGACAGCGGCGGTTCGCTCTTCGACGGCTCCACGGCGCTGGGCCTCACCTCCGGCGGCAGCGGTGACTGCTCCTCGGGCGGCGAGACCTTCTTCCAGCCGGTGCCCGAGGCGCTCTCCGCCTACGGCGTCGAGATCGGCTGA
- a CDS encoding DUF5685 family protein, giving the protein MFGMVRPCTHRLGERLTAQWMAHLCGLCLALRGQAGQSARVVTNYDGLVISVLTEAQAGAERAGRRRAGPCPLRGMRTASVAQGDGARLAAAVSLILASAKTRDHVTDRDGILARRPVAAVARRMAGVWDEKGARAGAGVGFDTALLVGAVERQPEVEALAGPGTPLLTVTEPTETATAAAFAHTAHLAGIPANAAPLAEAGRLFGRLAHLLDAVEDQEEDAASGAWNPLTATGTPRAEARRLAADALHGIRLALDETEFADGRLAHVLLVHELGRSVERAFGEDRHRHGGEAYGPPPGNPYAPGAPPRPAGPGDIPPPPPPRGPRGLIPGCLVFAGLACTCQMCCGTYEGPWSRQRRDGLCKSCGDCCDCCNCCSDGCSCCEGCSCCDGCCCD; this is encoded by the coding sequence ATGTTCGGAATGGTCCGGCCGTGTACGCACCGGCTGGGGGAGCGGCTGACCGCTCAATGGATGGCTCACCTGTGCGGACTCTGTCTCGCGCTGCGCGGGCAGGCGGGTCAGTCGGCCCGCGTGGTCACCAACTACGACGGCCTCGTCATCTCGGTGCTGACGGAGGCTCAGGCCGGCGCGGAGCGGGCCGGCAGGCGTCGCGCGGGGCCGTGCCCGCTGCGCGGTATGCGCACCGCGTCGGTGGCTCAGGGTGACGGGGCGCGGCTCGCGGCGGCCGTCTCCCTCATCCTCGCCTCGGCGAAAACCCGTGACCATGTCACAGACCGGGACGGCATCCTGGCACGCCGTCCGGTGGCGGCGGTCGCCCGCCGCATGGCGGGCGTATGGGACGAAAAGGGCGCCCGGGCGGGGGCAGGCGTGGGGTTCGACACGGCGCTCCTGGTCGGCGCGGTGGAACGGCAGCCGGAGGTGGAGGCGCTCGCCGGACCCGGCACGCCCCTGCTGACGGTGACCGAGCCGACCGAGACGGCGACCGCGGCGGCCTTCGCGCACACCGCGCACCTGGCGGGCATCCCGGCCAACGCCGCGCCCCTGGCCGAGGCGGGCCGCCTCTTCGGGCGCCTCGCCCACCTGCTGGACGCCGTCGAGGACCAGGAGGAGGACGCCGCGAGCGGGGCGTGGAACCCGCTCACCGCCACCGGCACCCCGCGGGCCGAGGCGCGCCGGCTCGCCGCCGACGCGTTGCACGGCATCCGCCTCGCCCTGGACGAGACCGAGTTCGCCGACGGCCGGCTCGCCCACGTCCTGCTCGTCCACGAACTGGGCCGCTCGGTGGAGCGGGCTTTCGGTGAGGACCGCCACCGCCACGGTGGTGAGGCGTACGGCCCGCCGCCGGGCAACCCGTACGCCCCTGGGGCGCCGCCGCGTCCCGCAGGCCCCGGCGACATCCCGCCCCCGCCGCCGCCCCGGGGGCCGCGAGGGCTGATACCCGGCTGCCTGGTCTTCGCCGGCCTCGCCTGCACCTGCCAGATGTGCTGCGGGACGTACGAGGGGCCGTGGAGCCGTCAGCGCCGGGACGGGCTGTGCAAGAGCTGCGGCGACTGCTGTGACTGCTGCAACTGCTGTAGCGACGGGTGCAGTTGCTGCGAGGGATGCAGTTGCTGCGACGGCTGCTGCTGCGACTGA
- a CDS encoding slipin family protein produces MIEELVTAAAATASAGALYLLAAARVVKQYERGVVFRLGRLLPEVRRPGFTLVVPMVDRLHKVSLQIITLPIPAQEGITRDNVTVRVDAVVYFKVVSPSDALVRVEDYRFAVSQMAQTSLRSIIGKSELDDLLSNREKLNQGLELMIDNPAVEWGVTIDRVEIKDVSLPETMKRSMARQAEADRERRARVINADAELQASKKLAGAAQVMSEQPAALQLRLLQTVVAVAAEKNSTLVLPFPVELLRFLERAAPLPGAQVAGGSPEPSGQGATPAPAGEAVGPEAAAQARELSGEFPPGVPEDVVRRLLEGLGEKGVPGLVGERAVSEGEPEAPGPLAEPDQNGGVEADRGRGADADAGDGGPGESSGEGGAPRG; encoded by the coding sequence ATGATCGAGGAGCTGGTGACCGCGGCCGCGGCCACGGCGTCCGCCGGAGCGCTGTACCTGTTGGCGGCGGCCCGGGTGGTGAAACAGTACGAGCGCGGGGTCGTCTTCCGCCTGGGGCGGCTGCTGCCGGAAGTGCGCAGGCCGGGCTTCACCCTGGTGGTGCCGATGGTCGACCGCCTGCACAAGGTGAGTCTCCAGATCATCACGCTGCCCATCCCGGCGCAGGAGGGCATCACCCGCGACAACGTCACCGTGCGGGTCGACGCCGTCGTCTACTTCAAGGTGGTCAGTCCCTCCGACGCGCTGGTCCGCGTCGAGGACTACCGCTTCGCCGTCTCCCAGATGGCGCAGACCTCCCTGCGTTCCATCATCGGCAAGAGCGAACTGGACGACCTCCTCTCCAACCGCGAGAAACTCAACCAGGGCCTGGAGCTGATGATCGACAACCCGGCCGTCGAGTGGGGTGTCACCATCGACCGGGTCGAGATCAAGGACGTCTCCCTGCCGGAGACGATGAAGCGCTCCATGGCGCGGCAGGCGGAGGCCGACCGGGAGCGCCGGGCCCGGGTCATCAACGCCGACGCCGAACTCCAGGCGTCGAAGAAGCTCGCGGGTGCCGCCCAGGTGATGTCCGAGCAGCCGGCCGCGCTCCAGCTCCGGCTGCTCCAGACCGTGGTGGCGGTCGCCGCCGAGAAGAACTCCACCCTTGTCCTGCCGTTCCCGGTCGAGCTGCTGCGGTTCCTGGAACGGGCCGCGCCGCTTCCGGGCGCGCAGGTCGCCGGCGGCTCCCCGGAGCCCAGCGGGCAGGGGGCCACGCCCGCCCCCGCCGGGGAGGCGGTCGGCCCCGAGGCCGCCGCGCAGGCGCGGGAGCTCTCCGGGGAGTTCCCGCCCGGAGTGCCCGAGGACGTGGTGCGCCGGCTGCTGGAAGGGCTCGGGGAGAAGGGGGTCCCCGGTCTGGTGGGGGAGCGGGCGGTCTCCGAGGGTGAGCCCGAGGCGCCCGGCCCCCTCGCCGAGCCGGACCAGAACGGTGGTGTGGAGGCGGACAGGGGCAGGGGTGCGGATGCGGACGCCGGTGACGGCGGGCCCGGGGAGTCCTCGGGCGAGGGAGGGGCGCCGCGGGGCTGA
- a CDS encoding cell division protein SepF, with the protein MGSVRKASAWLGLVDDNDERYYDGYADEAAEGPEPGDAWVTDPRVQVASESAHEQGRRIGTVTPESFRDARRIGELFRDGVPVIINLTAMEPGDAKRVVDFAAGLIFGLRGSIERIATRVFLLSPPDTQIVDGGTAHRTDNGFFNQS; encoded by the coding sequence ATGGGATCGGTGCGCAAGGCGAGTGCCTGGCTTGGCCTCGTCGACGACAACGACGAGCGCTACTACGACGGCTATGCCGACGAGGCTGCCGAGGGCCCGGAGCCCGGCGACGCCTGGGTGACGGACCCGCGGGTCCAGGTCGCCTCGGAGTCCGCCCACGAACAGGGCCGCCGGATCGGCACGGTCACGCCGGAGAGCTTCCGGGACGCCCGGCGGATCGGCGAGCTGTTCCGGGACGGCGTACCCGTCATCATCAACCTGACCGCCATGGAACCCGGCGACGCCAAGCGCGTCGTGGACTTCGCGGCCGGGCTCATCTTCGGTCTGCGCGGCTCCATCGAGCGGATCGCCACCCGGGTCTTCCTGCTCTCGCCGCCGGACACCCAGATCGTCGACGGCGGCACCGCCCACCGCACGGACAACGGCTTCTTCAACCAGAGCTGA
- a CDS encoding S1 family peptidase → MRIKRTTPRNSVARRTRLVALAAGLAAVGALAAPTAHAGESGTYSSAQLTSAAEAVLDTDVAGTAWYVDKAAGKVVVTADSTVSKAEIAKIQKAAGGEAGALEINRTEGTFSPLLSGGDAIYSNSSRCSLGFNVRSGSTYYALTAGHCTSGTSTWYTNSARTTAFGTVAGTSFPNNDYGLIRYTNSSVPVSGTVGNVDITRAANPSVGQSVTRRGSTTGIHSGTVTGLNATVNYGSGQVVYGMIQTNVCAEPGDSGGPLYSGSTALGLTSGGSGNCSSGGTTFFQPVVEALNAYGVSVF, encoded by the coding sequence GTGAGGATCAAGCGCACCACCCCCCGCAACAGCGTCGCGAGACGCACCCGCCTCGTCGCCCTCGCCGCCGGTCTCGCCGCCGTCGGCGCGCTCGCGGCCCCCACGGCTCACGCCGGTGAGAGCGGGACGTACAGCTCGGCGCAGCTCACCAGTGCCGCCGAGGCGGTGCTCGACACCGACGTCGCCGGCACCGCCTGGTACGTCGACAAGGCGGCCGGGAAGGTCGTCGTCACCGCGGACTCCACCGTCTCCAAGGCGGAGATCGCCAAGATCCAGAAGGCGGCGGGCGGTGAGGCCGGCGCCCTGGAGATCAACCGCACCGAGGGCACCTTCAGCCCGCTGCTCTCCGGCGGCGACGCGATCTACAGCAACAGCTCGCGCTGCTCCCTCGGCTTCAACGTGCGCAGCGGCAGCACGTACTACGCGCTGACCGCCGGGCACTGCACCAGCGGCACCAGCACCTGGTACACCAACTCCGCGCGGACCACCGCGTTCGGCACGGTCGCCGGGACCAGCTTCCCGAACAACGACTACGGCCTCATCCGCTACACCAACTCCTCCGTGCCGGTCTCCGGCACCGTGGGCAACGTCGACATCACCCGGGCCGCCAACCCGTCCGTCGGCCAGTCGGTGACCCGCCGCGGCTCCACCACCGGCATCCACAGCGGCACGGTCACCGGCCTCAACGCCACCGTGAACTACGGCAGCGGCCAGGTCGTCTACGGCATGATCCAGACCAACGTCTGCGCCGAGCCCGGCGACTCCGGCGGCCCCCTCTACTCCGGGTCGACCGCCCTCGGTCTGACCTCCGGCGGCAGCGGCAACTGCTCCTCGGGCGGCACGACCTTCTTCCAGCCGGTCGTCGAGGCCCTGAACGCCTACGGCGTCAGCGTCTTCTAG